TTCTGCCGCGGCACAGTTTAAGTATGAGATGCGTGATGGTGTTTTCTTATTCCCTGAATTATGCGGCGCGGGCATCGTTACCGTGCTCGGAGACGGTCACGGCCCTAACCGCACACCGGCCGATGCCCTGCCGTAGGTCAGGCGTGTCAGGATCATGGGGCCAGACGCGGCCCACGGAGGACAGCTGGCCCACGGCGAGCGAGGAGGCCGGAGGAGACACAGACAGACGGAGgacagctctccctctcccccgcccacgTCTCCGCTCCAGACTAATTCCGCTGGGCGCCCGCGGCTGTGGGGAGCCCGCTGGCCATTCCTCTTCCCCCGGGCCAGAGACCCTGGCCGCGTAGCCTCCGGCAAAGGCATCCGCACCTCCGGTCCGGAAGGAGtcggaaggaggagagggtgggagggagtggcTTGGGCTGGCCCCATGACGGGAGTCCCCCTCGCTAACACGCGATCTGCGACTCCTCGATAGAATTCTATTCCCCCAATTCATCGGTTGTGTTCGTGTCAGTAGTGATGCACTAGGCTGCTACCGATTTTTGCCAAGAACTAATAATCGGCATCTTTATGGCCTGCGTGTGAAAGTGGTACGGTTTAAGTGACCCACCCACAGGAATGAGTTGGACCAGCTTGTCCTAGACCCTcgctttatatatatatgtattcggGTCCGTTTGGCAAGAAGAATCATGCCGCCAAAATTCAGTGTGCCATCGACTCAACTCCGGGTAGTCTGGAGCTCCTCGGAAGTAAATTAGATCGTGTTTCTCTGGGCAGGGACAAATCCAGATTCTTGGCATGCAAAAATAAAAAGAGGCTTAGGATTTTACTGCAGCTTTTATTTACATTTATCTGAACTTCTTATAATTTATTGGCATGTACGATTTTGGCGGCAGAGAATTTTAGCTTTATGTAAGTTTAGATATGTGCACGCTAGCCAAAGcaaagttttaatttttttataattTGCACGCCATAATTTATTGATGAAATGTAGAAAAGGATTACGCCCTGCTCCATTTCAATCTGAGGAGGGGTTCTTTTTATCAGCACACCAAAGCTGGCAGTGCGGTGAGATTACTTTAAGtatgagaaaaaaaaagatttgttcAATCTAATGGGATGAAATCACCATTCTTCTGGTAAGTTTTATAGTTGGCCTGTTTCATTCCTCTACATAGGTTTTCTCAGATGCTACCGCAAAGCTTATTTCCACACTTGCTTGTGATAGTCGCTGTGTGGAAAATAGCACTTAGTCATTATCCTATTAAAGAAATAGAAGCTttgtttatatgtatatacagAAATAGATTTAAGAAATAACTCATCCTTTATAAAACCTCTCCCTGTTATCACATTTTTATATTACCCATGGTACTCTGCCATAACTATTACAGATGAGCCATAGACATGGAAAGTTATTTGCATTCTAAGTGTACTGATGAAGGCTGTGGAATGGATTAGCATTGATTcaggtttttggggggttttccaTACccaaccctgattttctccctttctcctgattTTCAAGATTCGAGGTGAAAAATCTGCAGCAGCCGTAGCACAAAAGATTTAATGGACCGTTAATAGTCATGACCTCGTTTCACCGAGTGCCAGGAATTCTGGCCAGATCATATTCTACTATAGTAAATTTCGTCTTAGAAAAGATTTAGAACCAATGAGGTAGAAACATGCATATTATAAGGAGAGTTAGGGAAAGTGTATTTCTGCAAAGGGCCTAGAATAGTAAACTGGGGAAAGAATCTGCATTAAACCGTAAAAAAGAGAATGCAATCTTATAGTACGTGGAGTGACAACCTGAATGATTGGTGAAAGAATTCCCCTGGGGAAAGCTGAGCGTTCAGAGTACGATGGTGATTGACCGTAATACTTGCTAACACAGTTCCTGGGTGGATCTCTTTAAAGACATTATGACCCGTGGGTAATATCCGTTTAAGGCATGCTTCACAACCACAAAACCTTGTAGAGACTCTATGAGTCTGTGCGCagtagaagcagtggggcctaatgggaagagccagggcctgggagtcagagcccccgggttctaattccactcccctaatctgctgtgtgaccttgggtaaatcacttcgcttctctgggcctcggtaacctcatctctaaaatggagagtaagaccgtgagccccaggtgggacagggactctgtccaacctgattagagcttgacaagcaccattaaaaaaaaaaaagtggggtgcCCTGATACTAGGGTCAGCATTCAACAAgtgtttccctttctcctctgtccccctcaaaaaaaaaaaaaaaagggtatttgttaagcgctcaccatgtgccagtctctgtactaagcactgggatagatacaagctaatcgaggtggacacggtccctctcccacataggactcaacaggcttaatccccattttacagaggaggcaactgaggcccagtgaaatgacttgccggagatcacacggcagacgtgtggcagagccgggattagaagccaggtccttccgactcccgggccagggctctatccagtaggccacactcccCGTACTCGGTCACCAACTTGTCACCGGACCTCTCGCCGTCCTTCCCGACCTCATTTCTGTATTGGCTAGGAGATCTCGTCAGTTTCCGTGGGAACGCTGAGACCAGCTGAGACCTGCTCGAGGCTAGCTGCGGTTTGGGATTATTTGCACAGGTAGGTGGTTGTACTGTCTACCAATCTTgcggggtgggagttggggggggattTGCGTAAGCCTTGGCAAACGCTCTTCCCCCTTAACTGTGACTTCAAAATGCAGAGCCCTAAAGTATTAGTATTAAGTataatccttgattctatttagttgccttgattctatttagttgccattgtttttacgagatgttcttccccttgactctatttattgccattgtccttgtctgtctgtctcccccgattagactgtgagcccgtcaaacggcagggactgtctctatctgttgccgacttgttcattccaagcacttagtacagtgctctgcacatagtgagtgctcaataaatactattgaatgaatgaatgaatgaattctggacaTTCCCCTTTCACTTTAGGCCATCTGTCAGAATCGATGTGGATCCTGCACACGTGCTTTCTGAATTATGCAGTAGTGGTGCAGGTGTTTGCTGAGAGATTATTTCGGAAGCCATTACTAGCTGTCATTCCTAATAGACCGAAAGCATCTTAAAACAATCGAGTTGGTCCTTGAGTTTCATAGGTGATCACTGCAAGGAATATCACCTGCCTCCCTGTGATTAACAGTTTCCCTACCTCAGTTCTGTTTCCCTACCTGAGAATTGTCACACGTTCAAATGATTTCTTCTCTGTCTACGGTTTTAAGCTTATGTTGGGGGAAATAATCTTTTCGTCCTTTGCAGATCAGTGTTAATTTTATATAACTTATTATATCTTGCAAAGTCTATAAAGCCCCAAAATATTCAGTGATGATGGAGACTTTTTCTgggtattattattctttttaactGCAGCCCCTTCTGGTTAGTCACTAAAAGTGGAAAGAAGATCATAGGCCGCTTGTCAGAAATTAGGTCTTCTTTCTAGATCTTGGAGGGGGAGATATTCAGCCACAAGGAATTTGTGAAAAGGATAAACTCTCAAATGCAAAGTATGTCTTTGAGATTATCCAGTTTTCTTTCATAGCCCTCAGGTAAAATGGCATATGGCACAGCACAAACATCAGTTTTGAAATCTCCCCATTAAATGGGTAGACAGTGGGCAATGCATTTCTATTTAAGAATATACATCTCAGCCTCTCTTGGCTAATCAGAAGTGTCATGCATTCATATATATGGGAGATGAACAGAAACTGTTTTCCTACACATATGAGTGAAGCCATCTTTGGCTAAGTGACATGAATATACGCCACTTATATTCATAGTTTTTGAAAACacaaatttttaaaatataaagaggtactttttttttaaagtgccaaACTGTATTtatccatatatatatgtatacatgcacatatgtgtacatatctctatatatctttatatagagatagagagagatatatatatagatatatatgcgtgtgtgtgcacGCTCATATATATATGCCTATGTATATATCcaatttgtgtgtatatgtatgtatataatcTTGACATACAGAAATTACTGGTGTAAATTACTTGTGATAttttaagtaatttgtaatactAACAATTCACATCCATCAAACCTGAAAACAGACATGGATTCTCTTTATTAAGCCTCTCTGGGATGTAAACATGTTGATGTACCAAATTAAGAATGTAGCCATTAAATGGTCATTGTGCTGCGACCTTTATTTTATTTGAAATATTATCCATGCATTTTATGAATTAAATTTAAGTGTTGTAGTATATCTGGGCTAACCATGGCCATCTTAAGACATTTTACATTCTAGTTTTCTTatataaatttattttttaaaacactTTCTATTTTTCTGTATTGGCATATGCAATAAATTGATACATTAAGGAGTCCTTTTCCCTTGTTAATGTCTGATTATTTGTTTTTGATTCTGTGTCCCTATAACATCTTTGgccccaaaaaaataaaataaatccaaaTAATCTAAATACAGTTAAAGTGATTGAAAAGCACCTAGTCTTTTCTACCTCTACTCCTTTGCCAAAACCCCTAGCTGTGGGATTATTttaattttgttattttgttaatgaaatgtacatcgccttaattctatttatttgctattgttttaatgagatgttcatcccctagattctatttattgctattgttcttgtctgtccgtctcccccgatgagactgtaaacccgtcaaagggcagggactgtctctgttacccatttgtacattccaagcgcttagtacagtgctctgcacatagtaagcgctcaataaatactattgaatgaatgaatgaatttttcatcCAGACCTCTAGAATTCTCTTTTCTATGTGCATcacaggtgttttttttaatcaaggcAGCTAGAAAATACTACAACTTCCAGGAGTGGCTGTGTGgattaaacattttttttcctgattcaGTGAAACAGGTAGACCCATTTTGACCTTCTCTGTCCAGTAAGGACCATGGTGAATGGGGGCTTTTAggcaaaataagcacttagtacggtgttctgcacacaagaagcgctcaataaatgccctggcTTTATGGGCTCAGgcttccaccccctgcccctttctGCAGGGTCAGAGTGGGGGACTTAGAGAGGCATTGGAAGTTTTAGAGCACTCATACGAGCACTTGGAAACATATTTTTAacagtactggttaagcgcttacaatatgccaagccctgtacagggaacgcatctgtactattatactctcccaagcacttagcacagtgctctgcacacagtgagtactcgataaatacgactgatcgactgactgactctgggatagatgcaagatcatcaggtcccacgtgaggttcacagtctaagtaggagggaggacaggtattgaatcatcattttgtaaatgagggaaccgggacccagagaagtgaagcgacttgcccaaggtcacagcaaacgagcggcagagccgggattagaacagaggtccacAAAGTGATGCTGCTtgcctgttctaattgctgggatccatacaaggtaatcaggttagacccacatggggctcgcagtctaagtagaagggagaaccacTATtgactccctgttttacagaggaggaaactgagacccagaagagtgaagcgactcgcccgtggcctcgcagcaggcaaggggcagaccaGCCATTTGAACACCAATgcataggtcctctgacccccacgtCCCGGCctttttcccctaggtcatgctgcttccaccatCAGGGTCCCAAACactgtgcttgggggagtacagtagagtaagagtAAGACACCCagcccctggcctcaaggagctggaccccatcgtcataataataatcgtcgtatttaaacgcttgctgtgtgccaggtactggggtggatacacgtaaACTGGGCTGGACgctgtgcctgtcccacgtggggctctccgtctcgatccccattttaccgaggaggtaactgaggcccagagaagtgaagcgacttgcccaaggccacacggcagatacGGGGCAGAGCcgccattagaacccgtgaccctccgactcccaggcccgtgctccatccgctgcgccgggctgcttctcagatggcTGGGCCTTTTCCCATAAATCCTCTAGCACCGAATGTGCATCCTTAGAACACTCTTCCGTACCCTAAGTGTATTTAGATCTATTTCTTCATCTGGCTTCTGTAGAAATAAAGAGCCTCTCACTCAACagatatttggaaaaaaaaaaacccattgctAAATCACTCCTCCAAGCTAAACAAccgcaattcacttaacctccgCTGACCCCGCCATTAATCCCGCTCATCAATCCGGCCCGCATCTCCGACGAGCTCCCGAAATGGGGCCGAGcggcccctttcccacctgggacgGTCGGAGAGGCTCTTCTCCTCCCGCGGGCCCCGCGGCCCGACCGTGACACGCCGATCCGAGCACGGGGTCGGGATCCCTCCCGTGGTGTCCCGACGCCTAGGAAGAGCAGAGATGGCACGGGGAGTCGTCTCTCAACAAAAAGTGAAAGTAAAATGAGGAAGGGGGATTGAGCAACCAGTCGGAGGAAAGAATGCCAGTAAATCCTGTCTGCATGGTAACGGCGGAGATGCAGAGGAGACGGGAGAGGAGAGTCGAGGAGAGCCCTGGACCCGGACTGCGACGTGCCCTGAGATGCCTTAgacctcccggccccgccggtctCAGATGAGAGGAAACGCTCGTTCCCAGGACTCTGGGTTTCAGAGGGCCAGCGGGCTGGCATGGGCGACGGCACCCACAGAGGAGCAGCCCGACCTTCCTCTCGGccctgaggggagagaagaaatgaaagcCAGGGGCGGCGTGCTCCTCCCCGCTGGGAAGATGCCCCCGGCGGCCCGCTCCCAGAGAGGAGGCCTCGTctccaccacctttctgctgACCTTCCTGTCCTCCTGCCTGGCGGTGGGGTCTCTCTACCAAGTCTTCACGCTGCAGGCTGAACTGGCCAGCCTCCGGGGCGAGCTGCGGGCTTACCGGGCCCGGGGCGAGTGGCCTCAGCCCCCGCAGAAGGGCAAGGGAGGCCCTCCGCCGGCCGCTCTGCGGGGGGCAGCTCCGGCCGGCGCCGGCAGACCCCAAGTGAGTCCCTGGCGTCTCAgctccccaccctgcctctccgATCTCCGGCCCACGTGTCGCTCATCTGTGACTCTTCTCTCCACAGCACCTCTGGAGGCTCCCCGAGTCGGAAGAGAGCCACCCCAGTCCGAGCCAGAGAGAGAACCGTGTTAAGAGGGGTGCTAAGAACCCAGAGGAAACCGGTGAGTGGAAGGGAGCGCCTGAGGGACGGCTTGCCACCTGGGGGGTGTGGCTCAGGTTGCGGGGTGGGGGTCCCCTATCTTATATTTTAACATCTGTggtcccctctccgcccccgactagattgtaaactcctggacgACAGGGTCCGTGACCGTCTCGTTTTGTACTCTTTTGAGCCCTCAGTCCAGTGCGCTGTGCGCTGCTCAATAGATCCCATTGAgtgattcgtatttattgagcgcttgccatgtgcagcaCGCTgtcctaaatgtttgggagagtacactatgacagggttgagagacacgttccttgcccgccacttgtctgctgtgtgaccttgggcaagtcacttaacttctccttgcctccgttccctcatctataaaatgagggtgaagactgtgagctccatgtgggacaacctggttaccttctatctaccccagtacttggcacatagtaagcacttaacaaataccaacattattattattattattattactgcccacagggagcttacagtctcgagagggTATTGGAGTTAGAGAAGAACATAGCGGATCAAAGATGAACCCCCAGCCCCAGGATGTAACatctctgtttctgtctgtctctgtctctctcatataTGATGCTAAGGACTGGTGGTGGTATCTGAGATGTGGCTCCATCCACAGATCTCAGGCATAAAGGCCTAGGGATGTTTTTGAATCAAGACTCTCCCCAACTACTTTTTGTCAATcaatcccaagtatttagtgagcgcttattctgggcagagcactgtgttaagccctggagagagtacaacagagtagaagtaggcacggtccccgtcatcagggagtttacaattcagtggggggagacggaccccaTCACAGGTGGGATAAGCAACCAAATATAAAGATTAGTACTTCAGGGCTGTTTTCTGGGCTAGCTGAATATGTTGAGGTGACAATTTGGGTTTTCAGGGAGCTGCCCCAAGCACCCTAGATAATAacgaaggtatttaagtgcttactatgtgacaggcaatgTTCTCCCAACTAAATTCTGCCTTAGTAGGGAGAGTGCTTAGCTTCTGCTTGAAATGCACTGGGAAGCTTAGCTGCAGAGGTACTgactgctctctgctccctgtcagctggagggagaaagaacacagagaaaggcagaagggggattacAATCAACCACTGCCGATCCTGACATTGCCCTAGCAAGGGCGAAACAAAACGGGAAAGTATCTGTCGGGAAATTTTTGCAAACGGAAGAAAGATATCTGTGTCCTTTCTGACTCCAGCCGCCTTGGTCCCAGATACCTAATAGGGAAGGAGGGAACAGCTTCTTTCGCCTCAAATCGATGGCAGGCACTCAATCTGAGGCAtcgtccttccctccccagaggaCCACCTTTCCCCTACAGGCCTAAAATGCAGAATcccccctcagtcagtcaatcggtcgatcaagtttatcgagcacttactgcgtcctCCGGCTTCCTACCCACCTGAGAACAGGAAGTACGAAGTCGGCTCTTATCTCCTCTTTTCTGTCTTcggcctcttcccttcttcctcttcttgcaTCTCTTCGCAGTCTAGTCATCTCCTCTGTCTCGCATTTTGTACTAAACTGTCTTTCCTGAAACGAACACATTCCTGGGTcagacattttacagataaaggaactggggctcagagacgtTGAGCAATTTGTTAGAAGATAAACAAGCCAGTGTCCCAAGCCAGCTGTTGTCGTTcaaaagtgttcattcattcattcaccattcactgtttattgagtgtttactgtgtgcagagcactgtactaagcgcttgggaaaatacaacgaaaaacagtgacgttccctgcccacagtgagcttacagtctggaaggggagacagacatcagtgcagatTAATAaattgacagatatgtacataagtgctgtggggccggaagccggggaagagcaaagggagcaagtcacgacgcgacagaagggagtgggagatgaggagaagtgtcCTTGTTTCATACCAGCTCCTATCAATGGACCAGGATTGGGGGATCTGTGTTACCAACGAATCCCTCACACTACTGTGGTCTGTGCGTAGATTTGGCTTCAAAGGCAAAAGGCATACATGTAGCTcaaacatatacatatatttatatttgtatatgtatatgtgtacatatatacacacacccacacgatAGTAAATCTGTAGAAGACAGAAAAAGCTATATCATTTATCATGAGCAGTTTTTAAAGGCCATAGCTTTTACTGCGTCATCTATGAatttagtgtggtctagtggaaggaatatgagcctgggagtcagagcacctgagttcaaATActggctccacttcttgtctgctgtgtgactttgggaaagtcacttcacttctctgggcctcagttccctcagctgtaaaatggggattaagaccatgaaccccatgtgggacaagaattgtgtccaaccctatttgcttgtatccaccccagcacttagtacagtgcctggtacggagtaagtgcttaacaaaagccacagttattattatcctccttcccccattctGTGTACAACGCCGGGTCTTATCACAaccccagccccccaactcctcctgGATTTCCATTCCTGGACAAACTCTAGAACATCCACTGGGCTTCTTGGAGTCTGGAAATTTGACCCCAGTGAAAGTTTTCTGTTGAGTGggaatggagtgtgtgtgtgtgtatgttgtccATTTATCTGTGTTTAaaacatcttttaaaaaaaattgtaaagagctacattccagacactgtactaagcactggggtagatgccagctaatcaggttggacacagtccctgacccacatagggctcacagtcttaatccccattttacagacgagggacctgaggcccagagaagtcaagtgaattacccacggtcacccagcagacaagtggtggggctgggataagaacctggaacccctgactcccaggcccgtgctctaatcactaggccacgctgtttctcttggcACGACGCACGTTCGCTGTGACACTTCAAAGGGTTCCCCGTTCTTGCTTTCTCTTCCTGCTGGAAATCTCCACCCTCGTAAGGGGTGTCCCCTTAaggttctcccttctatttcccCAGCTCTCTAAGGGCCTAAAACAGCAGCAGCTGGCTTGCAGCGGAAGAGAAATTTCTaaggggtggggacggggccAGGACTTCTCCCGGCCACGTGGGGGAGGGCAAGCTTGTTGCTTCCTCTCTAGCCTCCCGCCCCCAGACAGCCAGCTGGGCTCCCTCTGGCCACTTGACCCTTCGAGGCTCAGACATTTAACCGGCAGAACGAGAGGAAGGGTCTGTGGGAAGAGTGATGAATCATCTAAAACCTAAAG
This sequence is a window from Ornithorhynchus anatinus isolate Pmale09 chromosome 20, mOrnAna1.pri.v4, whole genome shotgun sequence. Protein-coding genes within it:
- the TNFSF13B gene encoding tumor necrosis factor ligand superfamily member 13B, encoding MRGNARSQDSGFQRASGLAWATAPTEEQPDLPLGPEGREEMKARGGVLLPAGKMPPAARSQRGGLVSTTFLLTFLSSCLAVGSLYQVFTLQAELASLRGELRAYRARGEWPQPPQKGKGGPPPAALRGAAPAGAGRPQHLWRLPESEESHPSPSQRENRVKRGAKNPEETVIQPCLQLIADSKSPTLHKGDSTFVPWLLSFKRGTALEEKENKILVKETGYFFIYGQVLYTDTTFAMGHLIQRKKAHVFGDDLSLVTLFRCIQNMPEILPNNSCYTAGIAKLEEGDELQLTIPRNSAKISLDGDGTFFGAVRLL